Genomic segment of Mucilaginibacter sabulilitoris:
CGCCCTGGTTACGTGCAGCATCACGCTTGGCTATCATTTTTTGTAGTTCTTCAAATGATACACCTGCCATTTGCGCGGCTTTTACATCAGCTTGAATGTTGGAAATACCCGCGATGCGAACATTAGTTTCTTCATCAAATGATGATCCTTCTATCCTGAAATCAAGCAGATTAAATCCAAAACTCTCAAACTCGCTCCTGGTTTTGACAGTGGCATCGGCTGCAATTTTTTCGAGATTACTGTCAACCTCGGCATAGGTAAATTTGGCATTTGCCAGGTAGTTGCTTATTGGTTGCGAAATGCGCGATAACAGTAATTCCTGCAAGTCATACGCATAATAGTTGGTACGGGCGGCAATAATGCTCGTAAAAAAGTTTTCCGGGTTAATAATATTTATCGAAAAATTACCGTAGGCCCGCAAATTTACGGGGAAGCCATAAACGGGGTCGGCATAGGTAATAGGTATGCGCGTACCCCAGCGTATATTAACTATATCAGCCGTACGGTAAAACCAAATCCCGGTTTTATGATCGCTTTCAAAAAAGTTTATAAATTTTTTCAGCGTGGTGATAAAGGGCTTGTTGTCTGTATCAATCTCGTAAATGCCCGATTCATTAAAAACGCCTTTAATAGTGCCTTCGTATGTGAAAATACAGCCTTGTCCGGGCTGTATAATAAGTTTTGAAGCATTTTTTATCTCATCTTTCCGCTTATCAAACTTGCGGAAAATTTCCCATTCCTGCGGATCAGACCATTGTATAATTGTCCGGAATTGGTTTCTGGTTGCATCGATAATACCCATGTTAAAAATCTATATCTGCGGATAGGTTTGATTGGTTATTTTTATACTCATCCTCAAAATGCCGTCTCCAGCCATCCTGTAATTGCTGAAAATAGGCGAGCTTTTTGGCATAATCAGGAGCCGTATAATCTAACAGATTATTCTGGTAGTTCATATAATGCATGTTTAGCGCGCCCCATTTGCCCAGGTCAATACCATAACCTTCAAGTACAGTAACAGGATCGACCCCATATTGTGCTGCGACCGACTGATGCCAGAATATTTTTTGATAAGTTTCGTAATCAGGTACCAACTGTAACAATTGCGCGGTATCGGCCGCAGGGCTTTCGGCCAAAGAGAAACGGCCTGCTTTAGGGTTGGCAAACAGTTCGCCGTATTTGGTAGCGTAAGCCATATCTTCGGTCATTAATTCGCCAAGGCGGCTGTTCCATTTGTCAATGGTTTCATCCCAAACAGGTTTTTCAAGCTGTAATATCTCTATAACCGTGCTTTCGGGCATACCTTGTGAAAGGTTTCCGCAAGCTGCTGCATATTCTTCAAATGTTACTCCGTTAATTGTTTCCATAGATAGTTAAGATTATTTAGATTGTTTTTTTATTTCAAGTTCAATATCGTGCTCCTTTGTAGATGCCGTATGGGGCATTAGTTTTATACGTTCGTCGAAATATTTTTCGTAATAAGTACGCTGTGCTTTTTTATAGATGCCGGCATCTTTATTTTCCGCGGCAATCATTTCCTTGTATTCATTAAGCGAATAAAGGGCTGCGATATTGTTTACTACATTCCAGCCAATTGCAGCATATTTGGTTTCGGGCTCAAATGTATTCACTGCGTTGCAATAGTTACAGGTTACGTATTGTGCCATAAAAAAATCCCTTTTTACTTGGAGGGGAGAGTTACACTGCGTACAAAAAAAATTACGGTTAATAAGTTGGATAGCATGGTCATAATACTTTAAGGATAGCTTACCTTCGGTAACAAAAAGCCAAAGTTGCATACGCTCATGCATGGATTCGGCCAGTTGATGCCCTTTGTATGATTCCTCTGCCCAATATATGCCATCGGCCCGCATAAGTGGTGCTACCTGTTGCTGCCAGGTATCACTGATTTTTTGGATGAGGTCGTTATATACCTGACTCTGTATGGCTTTTAAGGTTCGGAAAGCACCGTAGTAATCATAATCATTATCTTCCAGGCTATTGAGTACAGCATCTTCGCCATAAGTCAGCGATTCATTAAAGCGGGCATCAATTTTTGCAAGAAAAGCATCCCAGCGTACAACCAATTGTTCTTTCATAAAAATATTAACCGTTGTTATGGTTTATTTTGACCTCCAACTCCATAAACTTAAATCCGCAATATGCACAGGTACCAATATTGGTGTTAACAGGCCTGGGAGCACCGCAGTGCGGACATGTTACTGTGTTTACAGCCGACTGGGTTTTGAGATTATCCCATTTTTTGGCTGTTTGTTTTGAATTGTCGGCAATTTTTTTGAAAGGGTTACTCATCCTTTTGCTGTAATTTGTTTAGTGTATAGTAACAGTTTTAAAGGTAAAAAGTTCTGTTTGTTGTAACGGGAAAGTAAGATAAAGGTCCAATGTTAATTGGATCCATCAGTGAGCTTGTCTTGCTAAAGATGGAAATTGGCGAGGCTGGAATGGTATGTCCCGCTACCAGTGTTACACTGACTGCGATTTATCCAGAACAGTTACCTTTTTTGTTCGTTTGGAATACAGCAAACCCGAAACAACCAGAACAGATCCTGTTATTCCATATATGGTAACTTTCTCATTCAAAACTACAACGGCAATCAGATAACCGATAGCAGGGGTAAGGAAGAGCCATATCCCTGCCTTTATTGTATCCCGGTGTAGCAGATTTAACCATAAGGCATATGCCACTATTGAAACCGGGATAACGAGCCACATAAATGACAAATAAAAATTCTGGTCTGTATGGATAAAGTTGTTTCCGCCGTTGACAAGTACAATTGGGATAAATAAAAGCCCGCCAATTGTTATTTGCCACATATTAACAGCCATTTTTGGCAAAGCTATTTTACTCTTAGAAAAGTAGACGCTCCCTGACGATAGCGAGGTGATACCAATAATTAAAGCGATTAGACCCGTTAACGTACTATGACTATCGCGCAGATTAGGTATTGCAGCAATAATCAGCCCGGTTAGTGCTATAGCAATACCCACCCATTCAAAGGAAGTAAGCTTGCGTTTTAAAACCAATGCGGATAAAAGGATTAGTATTAATGGGTTAGTAGCTGTAGCAATGCTGATCAATCCGGCCGAAACAGTTTTAATGGCAATAAGGAAGCCAACCATATAAATGGCCACATTTAATAACCCCAACATAAATAGTTGTTTAAATTCTCTGACGGTTGGGAGTCTGCTTTCTTTTCGTTTAAATAGTAAGGCGTATAAATGCAGTAAAATAGCTACAGTAATAAAACGGATGCATGTGAGTAAAAACGGATCGACCGAATGGACAGCAAACTTTGTGGCTACGGTGGCTGATGCCCACAATATGCTAAATAACAATCCTTCCAGTATTTCCATTATAAATAATATAAATCAGGTATTTCCCGCGCCAAAAATAGTGATATGTGTTACCTGCAACTAATGTTTTCTTAAATATGAATGGAAAATGACCTGTAAGTTCAACAGCACGTATTTATTTCCATTTTTTAAGCCATTTGAATAATTAACATTTAATTTTATTTCATTAGGAAGTTTGAAAAATAAATACCTATAATTGTATTCGTGTACGTACACGAAATAAACCTGAGTTATTTTAACCCATATTTATGAAAGCACCAGCATCTAAAAATATTGTACCGCTGATGATCATTTGTATCGTGTTTTTTGTATTTGGGTTTGCTACCTGGATCAATGCCATATTGATACCTTATTTCAAGATAGCCTGTGAGCTCACAAATTTCCAGTCGTACCTTGTTACCTTCGCATTCTATATCTCATACCTCGTAATTTCAGTACCATCCTCGTTTTTACTGGAAAAGGTAGGGTTTAAAAAAGGCATGATGATAGGGTTTTGGATCATGGCTGCAGGGGCTTTCGTCTTTATTCCTGCGGCTATGACCAGGTCATATTCCCTATTCCTGATTGGTCTTTTTATTATTGGGATAGGATTGGCCATACTGCAAACCGCCGCTAATCCCTACGTAACTATATTAGGACCGGCGGACAGAGCCGCCCAGCGTATTAGTTTTATGGGTATCTGCAATAAAACCGCTGGTATTATTGCGCCGTTGTTGCTGGCGGCTGTGATTATAAAACCAAGTGATAGTCAATTATTTAAGGATATTCAATTGATGAGCGAAGTTCAAAAAGGCCACACTTTGGATATGCTGATCAGTCGAGTTATAGCTCCTTATTTAGTTGTGGGTTGCATACTAACCTTACTCGGTTTTTTAATAAGGTATTCGCCTCTGCCTGAGATTGATAAGTTGCAGAAGGAGGAAAATCCGGATGTAACCGGTCATACCAAGATATTTCACTTCCCTCACCTAATATTAGGGGCGGTTGCTATTTTCTTTCATGTTGGTTCTCAGGTTATTGCGATTGATACCATCATACCCTATGCTCAAAGTATGGGTATGTCAATAACATCGGCTAAGGTATTCCCTTCTTACACGCTCTTCGCCACTATATGTGGTTATTTGCTGGGTATCAGTCTGATACCATGGTGTATTTCTCAAAAAACTGCGCTTAGGATATGCGCTGTATTGGGACTTGTTTTATCAATACTGGTAATTGTAAGCCATTATTCGGTCAATATGCTTGGTTATCAGGTAGATATCTCATTGTGGTTTATCGTGTTTTTAGGTTTTGCTAATTCCATGATCTGGGCGGGGATATGGCCGCTGGCGCTCAATGGTTTAGGCAGATACCTGAAAATTGGTGCTTCGCTGTTAATTATGGGACTTTGTGGCAATGCTATCCTGCCGCTTTGCTATGGTTTTTTGGCCGACCATTATGATCTGCAAAAAGGTTATTTAGTGCTTTTGCCGTGTTATTTTTATATAGTTTTTTACGCATTTTATGGTTATAAGATCAAAAAATGGAATGTTTTAACATAAAATACCTTAAAAATGGATGCCTCAGGTTTAAAAATTATTAATGCAAAAATTATAACCCCAACCCGTATCATTAAGAACGGATGTTTATTAGCTCGCGATGGAAAGATCGTTGCTGTTGCCGAAGGTAATATAGACAGTGAGTCTGAAACGGTAATTGATGCCGGGGGAAAATTCCTATCGCCTGGGTTTATAGATATTCATGTGCATGGTGGGGGAGGGTATGACTTTATGGATAATACGGTTGATGCCTACTTGGAAATTGCCCGGTTGCATGCCAGTCACGGAACAACAGCTTTTACCCCTACAACCCTGAGCTGCGAACGGGAAGCCCTGTTCAAAACTTTAAGTTTATATGAGGAATCTGCACCATTAAACCTTGATGGGGCGCAGTTTTTAGGTATGCACATTGAAGGGCCGTATTTTGCCATGGAGCAGCGGGGGGCACAGGATCCCCGGTTTATCCGTTTGCCAGATCCGGAGGAGTACAAGGAGGTTTTGAGGCAATCATCTATTGTAAAAAGATGGAGCGCCGCGCCAGAGGTAAAGGGAGCGGTCGAATTTGGTCGGTATATTAAATCTAAAGGCGTATTACCTTCCATAGCGCATACCGACGCCATTTACGAAGAGGTATTGGAAGCTTATGAAAACGGCTATACCCACATTACCCATTTTTATTCCTGCATGTCGGGCGTATCGCGGCGTAATGCGTTCAGGTATGCTGGGGTTATTGAAAGTGGTTACCTGCTGGAGGACATGACCGTTGAAATTATTGCCGATGGAAGGCATTTGCCACCTGCTTTGCTCAAACTTGTTTACAAGATTAAAGGATCAGATAAAATAGCCCTGGTAACTGATGCTATGAGGGCTGCCGGTATGCCGCCCGGCGAAAGTGTGTTGGGTGATATGCGCAACGGTTTGAAGGTAATAGTAGAAGATAATGTGGCCAAACTGCCCGACAGAAGTGCCTTTGCTGGAAGTGTGGCCACCACCATTCAGCTGGTTAAAAATATGATTACCCTTGCCGACGTTCCTGTTGGCGACGCGGTAAAAATGATGACCATTACACCTGCTAAAATTATGGGAGCAGATGATAAAAAGGGCGCAATAGTAGTTGGCAAAGATGCCGACCTGGTGATTTTTGATCACGAGATTAACCTGCATACAACCATCATTGGCGGCAGGGTAGTGTATACCGTTTAGCCAATGAGATAAAAACTTATAATGCGATATCATCCATGTTAAAAGAAATAAAAAAAGAGAAACTCCGGGTGCTTGTTTTTGAAAACAGAACATCACTTGGCCAGGTAGCAGCTAAAATGGTGGCCAAAAAAATTAATCAACTGCTGCAAGCCAAACCGGTTATCAATATCATTTTTGCAGCGGCCCCGTCGCAAAATGAATTTTTAGATGCTTTGATCAATGAGCCGGATATTGAGTGGCAAAAAATAAATGCCTTTCACATGGATGAATATCTGGGCTTACCGCCCGCCGCGCCGGAGTTGTTCAGTAGCTTTCTCAAAAAAAAAATCTTTAGCCGTGTACCATTTGCATGGGTTAATTACATTAATGGGAGCCTGGTAGATTGCAAAGCCGAATGTGAACGTTACACGCAATTACTGCTGAGCAACCCGGCCGATATAGTGTGTATGGGGATTGGGGAAAATACGCATATCGCTTTTAATGACCCACATGTTGCAGACTTCAATGATCCTGAAACGGTAAAGTTGGTACAGCTTGATCTGGCATGCAGGCAGCAGCAGGTTAATGATGGTTGTTTTGATACCTTGAATGATGTTCCGGAATATGCGCTCACATTAACCATACCTGCTTTAATGAGCGCCTCGCATGTATTTTGTATGGTGCCCGGCGTCAACAAGGCACAGGCGGTAAAATATACCCTCGAGGAGCCTGTGTCTGAACATTACCCATCAACCATTTTAAAAACGCATGACCATGCTGTGCTATTTGTTGATACTGATAGTTTTAGTAAAATAGCAGCGTACAATTCATAACAAATTACATCCCATAATAAAGTAACAGCCCATGAACCGGTATAAGTACAAAAAGGGTGTCATGCTGTGCTCCGCCGAAGCATTGTGGTAAGGCCTCAGCGCTTAACCTCCTACAAGGGTCACACCTCTGCTTTTGACTTCTGCCTATTCACGGGCAAAACTCCTGCTTCGTTTTGCCTGCAGGAGCCAATTGTTATAACCTTTTACCCCCTTGCACTGTCAGAGCAGGAAATGGTTTTCTCTCTGCATTGAATCTTGCCTGATGGGAATCAAAGCTTCGAAAAATTAATCAGCGGGTACAAAAACTTAAGGAGTCCATATTTCCCTTAATACCAATGATTATATCGGCAAACGTCATTAGCGCTGTCAAAATCGTAGGAAAACACCTGTTTCCGACAAATCTGATTCTGAAAATTTAAAATTAACCACAAATAAATTTGGATAAATAGATTAACTCTCTATATTTGTTATCGTGTACGTACACGATAACAAAGTTAACGTACACGGTTGCTGATTGCATATTATCAAAGACGGGGTTTGATAATCCACGTTGTTGATAATTATGGTGCCAGGAACCATCCCAAACAGACTACCTGGAGTTGGGATCATAATCATCGGGAATGGGTGGGAGATGTGAATAGCTGACTTGCAATTTTTTCAATTCAATATAAACTCTTTGTACAACGCATTATTAAATAACCTATTTAAAAAACTCAGATTATGATTAAACAACGACCTCCAGGTGCATCTTCATTTCAAGAAACAAATAGGATGCACAATCCTATAAAATCCACTATAAATTGTTGTGGGTTTGTACGCCGTGTACTTATCCCGGCTGGTGCCAAAAAGCTATTGGCCCTGCCGATAGCGATGTTGCTGTTGTTTACAACAGCTGCAATGGCCCAAAACAAAACGGTTACCGGAAAAATAACCGACAATGCTACTAATGAACCCATAGTAGGCGCTTCTGTAAAGGTTAAAAACGAAACTAAAGGCGTAATTTCTGATGATAAGGGTATGTTCAAAATCGAGCTATCGGGAAATACCACACTTGAAATTACCAGTATCGGGTACAAGCCGGTTGAGGTTATGGCCAGTTCCGGGCAAATGATGCAAATCAAAATGATCCTCGTAAATAAGGCATTAACAGAAGTTGTTGTTGTTGGGTATGGTACCGCTAAACGCTCAGATGTAACCGGTTCTGTTTCATCCCTCCCGAAAGAAAGGCTTTCTCAATTGCCGGTGGGCGATGTATTGCAGGCCATGCAGGGAGCAGTAGCAGGTGTTAACATCTCTTCCGGAACGGCCGTACCGGGCGAATCCCCATCGGTGCTGGTGCGTGGAGTTAATACCATCAATGGTCAAACTTCGCCGCTTATTGTAATTGACGGTATCCCTTTTGAAAATGGTTCGTTAAGCGACATCAGCACCTCAGACGTGGCTTCTGTTGACGTTTTGAAAGATGTATCGGCAACGGCTATCTACGGTACACGGGGCGCCAACGGTGTTATACTCATCACCACCAAGCGCGGTAAAACAGGTAAGGCTGCCATCAATTTTAATACCTATGCCGGCTATGAGAATTTTGCGCACACCTATCAGCCTATGGGCCCCGCAGAGTATGTTCAAAAATATGCCGATTGGAAAGCACAGGCCGGGGTAACTAATGATTTTGCCGTGCCTAACCTGTATGAGCAGCAAAATTACAAAGCCGGTATCACTACTGATTGGCTTAAAGAAATTCAGCAGCAGGGTTTTATACAGGACCATACCCTGAGTGTTTCGGGGGGTAACGAGGATGTTAAGTATTATGTTTCGGGAGATTATTTTAGCCAGAAGGGGGTAATTAAAGGCTATCAGAACAAGCGTGCCAGCATCCGCTCAAATATAGATGCTAAAATAACCAATTACTTGAGCGCTGGGCTCAATCTTAACCTGGTTACCAATAACTCCGATGGCGGGAGGGCAAGTTTAAGAGGGGCTTCTGAAGTAAGCCCGTATGGCAGGCTCAGAAACCCTGACGGGACTTATGCCATTTTTCCGATGGAGGGCGAGGAGGCCATTCAAAGCCCTATGCTGGGTTTACTTAATGAACGTAACGACAGGCGGCAGAACATCATTGCCAACGTGTATGTTGAAATAAAACCCTTTAAGGATTTTAAATACCGGGTTAACGCGGGCTATACCTATACACCCACACTTTTTCAAAATTACCAGGGCAGGCTTGCCGGTGATATTGCCGGAGGTACAGCAACTGTAGATAATGGTGAAAGGAAAAGATGGATAGTTGAAAACATATTATCGTACGAGAAAAACTGGAGTAAAAACCATATTGATGTAACCGGTTTATACAGCGCCCAGGAAAATAAATTATCCTCATCGTCCATATTAGCAACCGGTTTTATTAATGATGCCTTAGTATTCAACAATCTGCAGGGAGCCAACACGGTTTCGGCATCGTCTGAAGCGATAAGCACGCAAATGGTATCGCAAATGCTGCGTTTTAATTACAATTACGACAGCAAATACCTCATTACCGCAACAGCAAGGCGCGATGGTTATTCGGCATTTGGTTCGGGCACCAATAAATATGGTTTGTTCCCGTCGGTAGCCCTGGGCTGGAATATCAGTAACGAAAGTTTTATGAGCAATGTAAGCTTTATCAACAACCTGAAATTGCGCGGTTCGTATGGCTTATCAGGTAACCAGTCGGCAGTCGACCCTACATCTACCATCTCTACATTTACTACCATTTCCATTCCGTCAAATGGTCGCCCCACTACAGGCGTAATAGCCGATGTATTGGGTAATAAAGATTTAAAATGGGAAAGCACCTACGGCAGTAACATAGGTATTGATTTTGCTATATTCAATAACCGTGTAAGCGGTACCATTGAAACATACAATACCCATACAAAAGATTTGGTGCTGTACCGCGCCCTGCCTACAGCCACAGGCTACTCGCAGGTGGTAACCAATATAGGCAAGGTGGCAAATAAAGGCCTCGAGGTATCGCTCAGGACCCAAAACATTGTGGGGACCAATTTTAAGTGGGAAACCAGCCTCAATTTTTCAACCAACAGCAATAAAATTGTTGATCTGTATGGCGATAAAAAAGATGACCGAGGCAACCGCTTTTTCATAGGCCATCCGGTTAACATTGTTTATGATTATAAGCTGCAGGGCGTATGGAAGGTTGGCGAAAATCCAGCGAACCAGGATCCAGACGCCAAACCCGGCGATTTAAAATTTGCCGATCTTGATGGCAGCGGAACCATTACCTCTGACGGAAAAGACCAGACCATCATCGGTCAGCAAATTCCAAAATGGACAGGTGGTATAACCAATACCTTTCATTACAAGAGTTTCCATCTTAATGTATTTATTCAAACCGTACAGGGTGTAACCAAAGACAATGACGCTATTGATTTTAAGGATTTTGGTGGAAGGCAGAACCTTCCCGCCGGCCTTGGCTACTGGACGGAAGCTAACCAAAGTAACGTTCGCCCCAAATTAACCTACGTGAATTACTTAAATTACGGATATCCGGAGGATGCAAGCTTTACCCGCATAAAGGATGTGACGTTGAGTTACACCATGCCAAAAAGCCTTACAGACAAGCTAAAACTTGGTGGCCTTACGGTTTACCTGAGTGGCAGAAACCTGGCCACCTTTACCAAATGGCATGGCTGGGACCCTGAAGTTGGGTATGCTACTACGGGCGATACGGAAGGCAACTATCCATTGGTGCGCACATTTATTTTGGGCGCTAATATTACACTTCGTTAATCATGATGCAGATGAAAACCTATAAGATATTTTTAGCAGTTATTGTAGCGGCAGTTTTTGTATTGCCGGCATGCAAAAAGTCCTTTTTGGACGAAAAGGTGTATTCGAAATTTACGCCCGAGGCTTTAAACGATTCGCTGGCATTTGAGGCCGGTATTGTCGGCCTGCAAAGCCAGTATTCATTATGGAACACCATGAATGAAGATAATAATGGCAACCAGGGATTTTTATGTGTTTGGCAAATGGGAACCGACGTTGCCTACAATAAAGCACCCGATGATCTTGACCCGGTATCAATTCCATACACCAATTATGAAAAACTAAACTCGGCCGATGGACCTTCGGCATTTGTGTGGAAATGGTCCTACAACATTATTAACAACGCCAATGTGGTAATTGCCAATATTGATAACCCGGCTATAAAGCTTAGCGCCGGTTTCAGGAATAAGATTAAAGGGCAAAGCATGTTCTACCGCGGGCTGGCTTATAATTACCTGGCAACGCTGTACGGCGGCGTACCATTGATCACCAAGCCACTGACCGCTCCCAAAACCGATTTTGTACGCGCGCCGGTAAAGGATGTTAATGACCTGATTATTGCCGATTTGAACTTTGCCAAGGTAAACGCTCCGTCTATTGATCAGCTGGTGGCGCAGTCGCTCCCCAATAAGTCGATGGCTTCGCAATTACTGGCAGAGGTATATTTGCGGGTAGGCGGCAAAAATGCTGAAGCAGAGGCTGAATGTAATACGATTATTAACAGCGGCGATTTTAGTCTGATCACCGAGCGGTACGGTATCAAGGCATCGCAACCCGGCGATCCGTTTGCAGACATGTTCATATTTGGCAATCAAAGAAGAAACCAGGGTAATAAAGAAGCTATATGGGTGGAAGAAACAGAGAACCCGGCATCGGTACCCAATGGGGCTGGGCCCGATCTGCAATCAAAATTCCCGGGATTCAGGTTTTTAGGCTCACAGCACCGCAGGGCCTGGGGCAGCCGGTATTATAACCAGGCAGGGATGTTGTTATGCGATAGCTTAGGGGGCAGGGGTATCAGCCGTATGGCTTTAACCTATTTTGTTTTAAACCTGTACGGCCCTAACGATATGCGTAATTCAAAATATAACCTGCGCCGTAAATATTATTATAATGATCCTTCTTCGGCCTTAAATGGCCAGTTAGTTAAACCAGGCCCGGGAATAGATACCAACCGCAATATTGTACCTAAAACCAATAAATGGGACCAGTTTGATCCGAACGACACCTTTGGCAGCAGTATGATCAAGGATTTTATTATCATGAGGCTTGGCGAAACCTATTTGCTAAAGGCCGAAGCGCAGTTTAAGCAAGGGAATACCACTGGTGCGGCCGCAAGCATTAATGTTTTGCGAACCAGAGCGCACGCTGCCCTTGTTACAGCAAGTAACATCACTATGGACTTTATCCTTGATGAAAGAGTGAGGGAACTTATTGCGGAAGAAAACCGGCGCATGACCTTAATGCGCACCGGTATGCTTTTGCAGCGTGTTGCAGGCAGGGGTCAGAAAGTTACAGGAATAGCATCAAGAAACCTGTTACTGCCAATTCCACAATCTGAAATAGATTTGAACAAAGATGCCAAGCTTGATCAAAACCCTGGTTATTGAGTGTCGCGAGCAAATCAGAGGTTCGCAGAACCACTGATTGCGAGCTGTATAAAAGATGAGGGACGGCCCCTCGGTATCGGCTTACAGGAGCGGGTACCAAACCGCCGCTAAGCTGCTTTGGTTAAGTGCCTTGGTAGTGAGCGTTAGCGGAAAAGGCATCATTAAAGGTGTCAGGTAAGTGTTAAGAAGGTGAACGCAAGTGAACCACTGATGAGGCATCGAAAGGATTAGACGATGTCAAAACCGGGTAACAGTAGCGACCCAGGGACAAGCAAGGCGGGAACCTGTTTACTGGCTTTGCGGCATCCGGTGTATAAGTGGCACGAGCTTAACACAGGCTTTTGTATGGAACGCGAGAACCTGTCGCCATCATGTTAAGGGAAAACCTCAAGTCGGTGCACCGGCAAGAGGGAAAGTACCGATGGATGGCACGGGGGCGGAACATCCCGTATTAGTAATGAAGTTCCTGTAATGGGAATGGAGCGAAGGGGATGTATTAACAGGCTTTCTATATCCGGCGCAAAACTGAGCGATCAGGAGGTAGCAAAGGATGAAAGCAAAACACGCGGAGTCAAGGACAGACCCCGGTGTATTAGTTAATAAGAGCCGTGTGATGGGAGACTATCAAGCACGGTTCTATGAGGGACTTGGGGTGAAATTCCCCAGGTCTACTCGACAATAAGCTAGTGATGATTTATAGCCCTCGAAAGAGTAATAGCTCATGGAAAACACATAAGAGAAAAGTAAAAGTCTAAGCAGAGGGGTCACCCTGAGCTCCGTCGAAGGGTTGAGCGCAGAGGCCTACCCACTATGCTTCGACGAAGCTCAGCATGACACCCCTTTGCACTTCTGTTTATTTCATGGGCTATTACGC
This window contains:
- the nagA gene encoding N-acetylglucosamine-6-phosphate deacetylase, whose product is MDASGLKIINAKIITPTRIIKNGCLLARDGKIVAVAEGNIDSESETVIDAGGKFLSPGFIDIHVHGGGGYDFMDNTVDAYLEIARLHASHGTTAFTPTTLSCEREALFKTLSLYEESAPLNLDGAQFLGMHIEGPYFAMEQRGAQDPRFIRLPDPEEYKEVLRQSSIVKRWSAAPEVKGAVEFGRYIKSKGVLPSIAHTDAIYEEVLEAYENGYTHITHFYSCMSGVSRRNAFRYAGVIESGYLLEDMTVEIIADGRHLPPALLKLVYKIKGSDKIALVTDAMRAAGMPPGESVLGDMRNGLKVIVEDNVAKLPDRSAFAGSVATTIQLVKNMITLADVPVGDAVKMMTITPAKIMGADDKKGAIVVGKDADLVIFDHEINLHTTIIGGRVVYTV
- a CDS encoding SPFH domain-containing protein produces the protein MGIIDATRNQFRTIIQWSDPQEWEIFRKFDKRKDEIKNASKLIIQPGQGCIFTYEGTIKGVFNESGIYEIDTDNKPFITTLKKFINFFESDHKTGIWFYRTADIVNIRWGTRIPITYADPVYGFPVNLRAYGNFSINIINPENFFTSIIAARTNYYAYDLQELLLSRISQPISNYLANAKFTYAEVDSNLEKIAADATVKTRSEFESFGFNLLDFRIEGSSFDEETNVRIAGISNIQADVKAAQMAGVSFEELQKMIAKRDAARNQGGVGAGIITAYNLSNTAQPPSSGTPSVKSKLKELKEMRDEGLLDDDEYKLKKDELLKQL
- a CDS encoding glucosamine-6-phosphate deaminase, whose product is MLKEIKKEKLRVLVFENRTSLGQVAAKMVAKKINQLLQAKPVINIIFAAAPSQNEFLDALINEPDIEWQKINAFHMDEYLGLPPAAPELFSSFLKKKIFSRVPFAWVNYINGSLVDCKAECERYTQLLLSNPADIVCMGIGENTHIAFNDPHVADFNDPETVKLVQLDLACRQQQVNDGCFDTLNDVPEYALTLTIPALMSASHVFCMVPGVNKAQAVKYTLEEPVSEHYPSTILKTHDHAVLFVDTDSFSKIAAYNS
- a CDS encoding sugar MFS transporter; this translates as MKAPASKNIVPLMIICIVFFVFGFATWINAILIPYFKIACELTNFQSYLVTFAFYISYLVISVPSSFLLEKVGFKKGMMIGFWIMAAGAFVFIPAAMTRSYSLFLIGLFIIGIGLAILQTAANPYVTILGPADRAAQRISFMGICNKTAGIIAPLLLAAVIIKPSDSQLFKDIQLMSEVQKGHTLDMLISRVIAPYLVVGCILTLLGFLIRYSPLPEIDKLQKEENPDVTGHTKIFHFPHLILGAVAIFFHVGSQVIAIDTIIPYAQSMGMSITSAKVFPSYTLFATICGYLLGISLIPWCISQKTALRICAVLGLVLSILVIVSHYSVNMLGYQVDISLWFIVFLGFANSMIWAGIWPLALNGLGRYLKIGASLLIMGLCGNAILPLCYGFLADHYDLQKGYLVLLPCYFYIVFYAFYGYKIKKWNVLT
- a CDS encoding DUF6620 family protein encodes the protein METINGVTFEEYAAACGNLSQGMPESTVIEILQLEKPVWDETIDKWNSRLGELMTEDMAYATKYGELFANPKAGRFSLAESPAADTAQLLQLVPDYETYQKIFWHQSVAAQYGVDPVTVLEGYGIDLGKWGALNMHYMNYQNNLLDYTAPDYAKKLAYFQQLQDGWRRHFEDEYKNNQSNLSADIDF
- a CDS encoding DMT family transporter, whose translation is MEILEGLLFSILWASATVATKFAVHSVDPFLLTCIRFITVAILLHLYALLFKRKESRLPTVREFKQLFMLGLLNVAIYMVGFLIAIKTVSAGLISIATATNPLILILLSALVLKRKLTSFEWVGIAIALTGLIIAAIPNLRDSHSTLTGLIALIIGITSLSSGSVYFSKSKIALPKMAVNMWQITIGGLLFIPIVLVNGGNNFIHTDQNFYLSFMWLVIPVSIVAYALWLNLLHRDTIKAGIWLFLTPAIGYLIAVVVLNEKVTIYGITGSVLVVSGLLYSKRTKKVTVLDKSQSV